GTTTACGATCACCAGCAATGCACCGACCCTGACAGCAAGAAACCCGACAACAGGTATCCGTGGCTGGCCGGTATCTATCATCTCGCTTACCGGTACCGGGTTCCAGCCAGGGGCAGAGGTACGCCTCCAGCGTTCCGGGTATCCTGATGTTATTGCAACGGGAGTGAATGTGGCCTCCCCGACATCAATCAACGCCGGAACCTTTGATCTTACGGGCGTAACGGCAGGAACCTGGAATGTAGTTGTTATTGTAGATGGCAAGGCCTCTGGCACCCAGACGTTTACGGTTACCAACCCAACCCTTACCGTAAGGAACCCGATATCTGGCAACCGAGGCTGGCCGGTATCTATCATCTCGCTTACCGGTACCGGGTTCCGGCCCGGGGCAGAGGTACGTCTCCAGCGTTCCGGGTATTCCGATGTTATTGCAACAGGAGTGAATGTAGCCTCCCCGACATCAATCAATGCCGGTACGTTCGATCTTCTTGGTATTACTGCCGGTGCTTGGACTATCAGGGTTATCAATCCAGATGGGGGATCGTCAGGCACTCTGGCATTCACCGTCAACAGCTTGGCACCGGCGATTCCTATAACCCCTCTCTTCTCTCCTGCTTCAGGAGCACGGGGAACCAATGGCGTCATTGTCACGGCCCCGGGGACCAGTCTGCAGCCCGGTATGGCAGTTGTGCTGACCAGCGCCAGCGCTCCGACTACTAAAATAACTGCATCCTCCGTGAACGTCGTCTCCCCGACGCAGGTTATTTTCACGTTTGATATACCCGCCGGGGCAACCACGGGCTCTTACACTGCAAGATATACCAATAGCGATGGTCAGACCATAACCCAGACCACCCGGTTTACTGTAACCTAAACCTTCCAAATAACCTGTCTGTCCGGATTCACTATTTTTTCGGTTTTAACGCGAAAAGGAAAACAGAATCCTGGAAATGTAGCGTACTGGATAAGGAATAACCCGATAGTTCTCCTACTTCTTATCTACCGGAATAATCCCCGTATTCCGGCTCACCAGCACATTGTACGCATCATGTTTCGGGTTGTGCCGGACAAGCACGCTTTCAATCTCGAGAATTGTACCGTACGGTGCCGACACGATCGCTTCATTCTCCGGTGTAACATGGTAGGCTGGTACCACCGCATATACCGGTGTGTCTGCCGTACCATCGCAGAGCTTGAACACCATCGTCTTGGCATCGCCCAGGTTCCCCGACATCTTGGCGGCTATGAGATTGATCCGTTTTTCCACGTGGCGGCGGATCTGGGACAACCGCAGAACACGGGAACCGGCTGGCACCCGGTATGAGTCCCGGACTTTCCCATCTTTCCTGAGCACCACATACGTGTACTTGATATCGATGTTGAGATACCGGAACGGCTCCTCCCCGGAGGCGAGGATTCCCATCATACGGGTGGGCTGGATGTTCCGGTTTGTCGTAAAACTCCAGCACCGGTCCGGCGTGCAGTTCGTGCCCCAGATAAATGAGCAGGGACTATGAATCGTGAGGCCGCGTTTCTTCAACGCAAGCGAGAGCAGCCGCAGCTGCGAGGAATTGGCTTCTTCAGCAGGCTCGATGATGAGGATAGTCCCATCCGGCGCGAGCCGCCCGGCCAGTTTCAGGACGAGATCTGCCCGCTGGTCCAGCGATACATCGCTGATCTCGTTGAGCACATTCGAAAAGATCATCAGGTCGATCTGCTGCGGAATCTTTGCCGGGTCAAGAGTGGTGAGGTCTGCCTTTATCGGGGGCTTGATACTGACATTAGCCCCTTTCTGCGTGCATTGCTCCCTCAGGTACATGAACGCCTCGATGTGCTCTTCCGAGCGTTCCACCGAGTACACTGTTGCTTTCGCACCATCCAGCCGGGAATAAAAATCCGCAATCGCAAGCGGTACGACCCCCGGCCCGGTACCGGCATCCAGGATGGTCATCGTGTTCTTCAGCAACCCGTCACGGGCGAGCATGGCGAGCAGGTGCTGGGTCTGCACGTAATAGACCGGGAAATGGTACGCGAGATACCCGAGCACATGGTATGCCTTGGTGTACTGCAGTGAACGCTGGTGCGTCGGCTTCCAGTAATCCGATTTCTGGGCAACAATCGCCCTGCGGAGCCGTTCGAGAATCGCTGGATCGGTCAGTTCCTTTCCCACTTTTTTTGGGATATACTGTTCAATTGCTGCTTCCAGAGCCGGGGGAAGTCGGCGGGTTGCAAAAAAAGCATCCTGCCGCTCCAGCTCTGCCGGGTTCATTGTATACTGTGCTGCCGGCACCATCCGCGAGATCTCGTAATCGGTTCCGACTTTCTTTGCCACAAGGTCCAGTTCATCCAACAGGGGGCTGATGAGGGTGTGCAGTTTTTCAACCGGGTGTTTTTTTTCAAGGTACGGCACGATCTCCGAGAGTAAAAAAACCGGTTTTGTCCCGGCCACATATTTTATGGTGGAGATGAGCTGCTTATCGGTCATGGTTGCCGGTTACTTGGCTCTTAGACCCTATTACATCTTTTGTGTATCCTGTTCCTATTGCAGCTCGGCATAGATCTGCCGTTGCACCGGATGTGTGGGATCCCGCTGTTGTTCTTTACCTGGTCCTTTTCCCTCATTGAACGCGTACGCGATCTCGGTCCATGCCCTATCCAGTAGTTCCCGGTAGTATGCGAGATCGAAGCGGTCTGCATTCCATGCAGGGTCTACCCGGTACGTGTGGGCATCCCGCACCACATACCGGATCTTCATGCCCGGCGCTACGGGTACTCCTGCCTCCCGGTACGCTTCTACCGCAGCGCCTTCAATGCAGCGGTGGGCATACGTGAGCCGGCTGATACGCCGGCTGATGGCCATCTCCTGTGGTGGTGCGGACGGGAGCTGTTCCACCGCGTTCCGGTATATTGCGTTCACCTGATCCCACAGTCTGTCAAGTTCACCGATCGTTGCTGCCTTCCCCATTACGGTAAGCATATCGCCCTGCATTGTGCGGATATATTCCGGGGTGTCATGCCGGCGTGCGGCAATGCCCCGCACCTTCACGCTCCCGTCCGAGAGCCTGCCATAGTAGCGGTTGTAGGCCCCCAGACCGTCATTGAGTGGCAGGAAGACGATCCAGGTGAAATGTTCGAGTTCCGTTGGCAGCCCGGTCTCGCGGTCGACACGCTCCTGGAGCGCTGCAACCGGTAAACCCTGCACCCAGAGGCAGTCCACGATCCCATGGAGAACGCGAAAACCCATTGCTTCGGCAATGTCCTTGGTGTGCAGCAGGATGTCGCGCGATCGTCCGGTGATCCCTTCGTGCACCTCGATCCTTCCGAACTTTGCGTTCTTGTAACCCGTGTAACCAAAACAGGTGACCAGCATCCACTTGAGGATTGCATCAATGCCGGCTACAGAAGGGTCGGTCTTTTTCAGCTGCTTTGTCCGTATCCGCAGGTCCAGCAGTGGCTCAAGGGCCGTGGGGAGAAAACCCCGTCGTGGCTGTTCCGGGTGATCGATGGTCTCAGGCGAGAGGTTAGCCTGCACGATGATAGAGGGATACATGGAAGTGAAATCGATCTCGTCCACGTTTTCAAAAATGCCGGGCTCCGGCTGGAACATCATCCCGCCCCGGTCCGCGGTCTTGAGGGCCGCAAATTTCCGCAGGACTTCAGCATCGCTCTTCCTGAACGGCACCACAATTCCTCTTCGCACTGCCTCATAGGTCTCGTAGCTGGAGATAAGCGTGCCCGGGGTGAACCGGGACGCGAGGCTGGGGGAGAGCCCCGAGAGCCGGGAGGCCATGAGGACCCCAGCAAGTCCACCCTCGCGGTACACGAAAGATTGTTCGGTATCGATAAGGATCCTCCCGTCCGGGATGAGTGCTGCTTCCTTGTGCTCGACCCTGCCATAGCTCCAGTAGGAGCGCGAGTCCATGGTGCGGTATTTCCCGCTCCGGGAAAACGGCATCGTGAGACCCAGTGCCCGGGCACGCAGCTGGAGTTTTCCCATCCAGCGATCCGCATCGGTCATCAGGATCAGGTCGGGGTCGGATGCAGCAACAAGCCCGAAGAGATCGGCAAGCACGTCCTTCTCCTGCCCATGCAGCCGCTCGGTGCGCTCACCGATGATCTCAATATCCGTGCAGGTCTGGTCGCGGGCCGGGTCATCATGGATCCGGATCTCTATGCTCTTCAGGCCGTGTTCAAAGATCGGGGAGAACCTTTCAGCCGGATCAGTACAGCAGGGTACTATTTCCTGCTCTGCCATGAAACGCTGGTCGCGTCGCACGTCCACGTTGAAGAGCTGCGCTGCAAACTGTGTCTGCTGCTCGATAGCTTCAGCCACCGGTCGCCCGGCAAAAACCCGGTACCCCTCGAGTTCGCCAAAGATGGTAGTAAACGTGCAGGGCTCTGCACGGTACCGCTCCTCCAGCGCTTCGATCATCTCGTGATGTAAATCCGGGTCCTTAAGATGGAGATAGAATGGTGGATCATAATCGTGATGGCACTTCTGCACCGTCCCGTCCTTGTGCCACAGGTCCACGCCCCCGCTCCGGAAGGCCGAGTCAAGGATCCACATCGCGTACCACTCCCCCCCGTTCCTTCCCCTGACCCGTGCATGCCTGCGGTTCCTGCTCTTCCTGTTGCCTGAGTATTCCCATGAGCCCCGAAAAGACCGCTGCCTCAAGCGGATCGTCACATCCGTAGAATGCCTCGCTCGAATGGAGTTTTGCCAGCGCGACCAGTCTCTTCCCATAGGGCAGGTCTTCTTTCCTGAGTGCCCGTGCGGCCCGGGCCCAGCGTTCCAGGGGCCCCTTTACTCCCTGACGGACGCTTGCAAAACTCCTCCCCGTTTCCTACACCTCCAGTGTCTTTTGCGCCCGGGGCACCACTCCCCCCTTCCGGCAGGATCGCTGGCTGGCAAAGCCAAACCGGTCCGGGACCGGGCCTTCGGGCACAATTTCGATGATACGGTCTGCCTGCCGGATCAGTGCGGCAAAGGACCGGTCGCTCGCTGGCGTCCACAGGATCACGAGTGCCTCCCTGCCGGCCTGTTTAAGTGCTGATGCGATTGGGCCGAGCAGGCGTTCTGCCCCGTCAAAAAGCGTAGGATCATGTTCGATAAAGACTATCGTGTGGGCTGCCTCGTGAATGACGGTTAAGAGCTGGTCCGCGGTAAACGGTCTACGGACTTCGAAATTGCTGGAGGTACGGCTGATGCCCGAGAGGATACGCGAGTAGTTGCCGCAGACAAAGAGGAAGAGGAACCGCTGGAGATCCGCGTTGCTGTTGAGCGCAGCAAGGATCTTTTTTTCCGGCGCGATCACGGCCGTGAAACTACCCGGGTGGAGGGTGATCCCTTTGGAGAGCTCGATCAGCATAGCCCGGATCCCTGCTGCACCGGGCGGGATAAGGCTCAGGCTCGCGGGGGGTGAAAGTGTTTGGACCGCATCGTAAGATTGATGAGCGGGCGGACGAGAAGTGGAGTGTAATGTGCGGCCGGTACTCCCTCATCTGTATCGATGATCTTGGCAACCGGTTCCGCATCTTCAACCCGATGCTTGGCGCCCGCTCAAAGTTCAATATCGCGCCCGGGACCCGGCAGCCGGTGATCGTGCAGGGGGCTTCCGGCAGGGAACTGGTACAGATGCAGTGGGGGCTGGTTCCCCACGGGACAAAAAACCTCAAGGGTGCGCACCCGATTATCAACGCCCGGGCTGAGTCTCTTGCGGAGAAACCTTCGTTTGCTCCCCTGCTGGAAAAGAAACGCTGTCTCATCCCTGCGAGCGGCTTTTTTGAGTGGAAGCACGAGGGGGTAAAAAAGCACCCGTTCTACATCCGCGTAACCGATCTGCCGCTCTTTGCCTTTGCCGGGCTGTACGATGAGTGGCAGGATCCCGCAGGATCTGTGCTTGCCACATATACGATCATCACGACCGAGCCCAACACGTTACTGGCAACGGTGCACAACCGGATGCCAGCGATACTTTCCCCCGAACATGAAGAGGGATGGCTTGCCGGAGGCCAGTTGGATACCGGGCAGCTCAGGGAGATGCTTGCACCGTACCCTGCAGAAAAGATGGTCCTGCATCCGGTCTCCCCGCTCGTGAATATGCCTTTTTCCGATAATGAACGGGTGATACAACCGATACAACCTGTGACTTCATTAAATTCGAAGTATACACAATAACCGAGGAACCTGATGCTCGATCACTGTCCCGGAGCAGCGAACCTGCGTACCCCCACGCTCGCGATTAAAAAGTGCCCCCGGTGCGGAGAGGAAGTGGAATTGTTCTCAAACGATATCTCCGTTAAATGCAGCTGCGGTTTTGAAGTCTATAACGATATTGCATCCTGCGTCCAGTGGTGTAAGCATGCAAAGGAATGCGTGGGAGAAGAGATGTACAGTAAAATCATGGCACAAAAAACAGCTCCTGAAAAAAAGTGAAATTGTCTGTTATTGCCGGGTGTCATCAGGTAACCCGATGAAAAATCCGTAAATCCTTTTTTCAGGAATTCTGACTATCTTCTGGGGTAATTTTTCCGCCTTCCATCAGCCCCACCAGTACAAGGATCGCCGGCATCACGATGATGGCACCGGCAAGTGCGAAGAAGACCGAGATGACCGTTACGGTGCCGAAGTTGCTGATGATGCCAAAGGCAGAGACCATGAGTGCGGCAAACCCGAAGATGGTTGTCATACCGGATATGGTAATCGCCGTTCCGATCTTCTGGATGCTGTACTGGATTGCCGGCAGCAGGGCAAGCCCGTTTTGCCGCTCCTCATAGTACCGTTCCATGATCAGTATCGTGTATTCCGAAGCTACACCGACTGACATCGAACCGAGCGTTGCAGTGAGCGGGGTGTAATCTATGGCAAGCACGTACATGATGAGGCCGTTCCAGCCTACGATCATGATGATCGGGACCAACGGGGTTGCCGCTTTGGCAAATTTCCGGTAGATGATATAGAGGAATACAAAGATCATTCCGAAACCAAGAATGGTCATGAATGTCTTTCCCTCCCGGATCTCCCGGATCAGGTTGGTAAACATCTCCCACATGCCGGTGAAGGAGGCGTGGATGCCCGGCGGGGGTGCCTTCCATGCGAGATCTTTTTTCATCTGCTCGATCGTCGACATTGCGATATCATTGGGCATGGCGATAAATGAGAACTCGATGACCGCCTCGGTGTTCCAGCTCACGTACCGGTCGCGGATCTGCGGGGGAATCTTTTTCATGACGGCTTCGATCTCAGGGTCCGTCTGCGGCAGAACCCCGTCATTGTACTGTACAAGATAGGTGGCAATGCTCGATGAGTCGGTGATCTTGCTGTTATGTGTCTGTTCGTACTGCTGGAACTCATACATCCAGCGGACAGAATCCGGGGAGAGCAGATCGCTTCCCTGCACCATCACGGGGACGCTTAAGGTCTCGCCCATCGTGCGCCGGACCTTGTCGAGGTTCACCTTTGCCGGCATATCTGCCGGGACAAAGGTCTTCTCATCGGTGTTGACGATGATCTCGTTGTCCAGCTGGAACCCGATGACGGCTAAAAGGACGCAGATGATCAGGACCGGAACCGCATTCCGGGATACCATTTTCACGACCCTGCCCACGAGCTCGTTATACCGTTCGATATTCGATTTTGCGGTATCGGGTTTTTTCTGAACCTGCTCTTTTACCGGACGGTAATTTACCAGGATGCAAAAGACCGGCACAACCACGATCGCCGCAATGTAACAGCAGATGATCCCGATCACGCAGGTAATGCCGAAACTGCGGATCATCGGGAGCGGCGAGATGGTCAGGGCAATAAAACCCATTGCAGTGGCAATCAATGCATAAATCACGGATGGACCCGCTTTGGTAATGGTTGTAGTAACCGCTTCAGCAATGGGGGATTTCCGGATCTCCTCAT
The sequence above is drawn from the Methanomicrobiales archaeon HGW-Methanomicrobiales-1 genome and encodes:
- a CDS encoding ribosomal methyltransferase; protein product: MTDKQLISTIKYVAGTKPVFLLSEIVPYLEKKHPVEKLHTLISPLLDELDLVAKKVGTDYEISRMVPAAQYTMNPAELERQDAFFATRRLPPALEAAIEQYIPKKVGKELTDPAILERLRRAIVAQKSDYWKPTHQRSLQYTKAYHVLGYLAYHFPVYYVQTQHLLAMLARDGLLKNTMTILDAGTGPGVVPLAIADFYSRLDGAKATVYSVERSEEHIEAFMYLREQCTQKGANVSIKPPIKADLTTLDPAKIPQQIDLMIFSNVLNEISDVSLDQRADLVLKLAGRLAPDGTILIIEPAEEANSSQLRLLSLALKKRGLTIHSPCSFIWGTNCTPDRCWSFTTNRNIQPTRMMGILASGEEPFRYLNIDIKYTYVVLRKDGKVRDSYRVPAGSRVLRLSQIRRHVEKRINLIAAKMSGNLGDAKTMVFKLCDGTADTPVYAVVPAYHVTPENEAIVSAPYGTILEIESVLVRHNPKHDAYNVLVSRNTGIIPVDKK
- a CDS encoding DNA polymerase I; the encoded protein is MWILDSAFRSGGVDLWHKDGTVQKCHHDYDPPFYLHLKDPDLHHEMIEALEERYRAEPCTFTTIFGELEGYRVFAGRPVAEAIEQQTQFAAQLFNVDVRRDQRFMAEQEIVPCCTDPAERFSPIFEHGLKSIEIRIHDDPARDQTCTDIEIIGERTERLHGQEKDVLADLFGLVAASDPDLILMTDADRWMGKLQLRARALGLTMPFSRSGKYRTMDSRSYWSYGRVEHKEAALIPDGRILIDTEQSFVYREGGLAGVLMASRLSGLSPSLASRFTPGTLISSYETYEAVRRGIVVPFRKSDAEVLRKFAALKTADRGGMMFQPEPGIFENVDEIDFTSMYPSIIVQANLSPETIDHPEQPRRGFLPTALEPLLDLRIRTKQLKKTDPSVAGIDAILKWMLVTCFGYTGYKNAKFGRIEVHEGITGRSRDILLHTKDIAEAMGFRVLHGIVDCLWVQGLPVAALQERVDRETGLPTELEHFTWIVFLPLNDGLGAYNRYYGRLSDGSVKVRGIAARRHDTPEYIRTMQGDMLTVMGKAATIGELDRLWDQVNAIYRNAVEQLPSAPPQEMAISRRISRLTYAHRCIEGAAVEAYREAGVPVAPGMKIRYVVRDAHTYRVDPAWNADRFDLAYYRELLDRAWTEIAYAFNEGKGPGKEQQRDPTHPVQRQIYAELQ
- a CDS encoding hydrogenase expression protein HypA, which produces MFNPFNALASLIVTRPKHLAVLFCLLLVAAFFGMTMISMATGTDTYLDKDTRRGMLLDKYTKTFQSDSVLILIESDDVMSPEVLRYIDRLQQDIVQERYVTGASGISDLVREQNGGVLPTNHADITAIEERVPPDVLALYVPSKTMTISVVTVDQGLKDEQSFSLVDNINKRVDLSNRPPGVSVVVTGNQAYNKETSDAMGTSMGELILVAMLLMLFAVGLLFGHVRYRLLSVFIVGTGLILTFGVIGFSGMQITMVTIGAFPVMIGIGIDYAIQFHSRFDEEIRKSPIAEAVTTTITKAGPSVIYALIATAMGFIALTISPLPMIRSFGITCVIGIICCYIAAIVVVPVFCILVNYRPVKEQVQKKPDTAKSNIERYNELVGRVVKMVSRNAVPVLIICVLLAVIGFQLDNEIIVNTDEKTFVPADMPAKVNLDKVRRTMGETLSVPVMVQGSDLLSPDSVRWMYEFQQYEQTHNSKITDSSSIATYLVQYNDGVLPQTDPEIEAVMKKIPPQIRDRYVSWNTEAVIEFSFIAMPNDIAMSTIEQMKKDLAWKAPPPGIHASFTGMWEMFTNLIREIREGKTFMTILGFGMIFVFLYIIYRKFAKAATPLVPIIMIVGWNGLIMYVLAIDYTPLTATLGSMSVGVASEYTILIMERYYEERQNGLALLPAIQYSIQKIGTAITISGMTTIFGFAALMVSAFGIISNFGTVTVISVFFALAGAIIVMPAILVLVGLMEGGKITPEDSQNS